ACCGACGGGAAGCTGGCCTGGCTGACGCATTGCTATGCCATGGTCGGTGTGGGGCGGAACCTGGCACCCGACACGGGGACGGGGGCCGAACTCTATGCGGTGATCGGTCATGCGCCGCGTCATCTCGATCGCAACATCACCACGGTCGGCCGGGTCCTCGCCGGCATGGAGGCCTTGGCCGCCCTGCCGCGCGGCACCGAGGCGCTGGGGGTCTATAAGGAGGGTGTCGCCCGCCCGGCGATCGTCTCGGCACGGCTGGCGGCTGACATGCCCGCGGCCGGGCGCCCTCGCTTCGAGATCATGCGCAGCGACAGCATCGACTTCGCCAACTGGGTCTCGGCGCGTGCCAACCGCAAGGATGATTTCTTCATCCGGCCGGCGGGCGCGGTCGACATCTGCAACGCCATGCCGCCGGTGCGCCCGGCAGCGAAATAGAAAGGGGCCCGGAGATTTCTCCCCGGGCCCCTCTTTTTTGCTGGTCGGATGACCGGCCTAGCGAACGGGACTTTTTCGCGGTCGCGATCGAACCGCTGGCGGGCGAACCCGCCAGCGACGATCGCTCCGGGATTAGAAGTCCATGCCGCCCATGCCGCCCATGCCACCCATGCCGCCGCCCATCGGCATCGCCGGCTTGTCGTCGGGCGATTCGGAGATCGCCGCCTCGGTGGTGATGAGCAGGCCGGCGACCGAGGCCGCGTCCTGCAGCGCGGTGCGGACGACCTTGGTCGGGTCGATCACGCCGGCGGTGACGAGGTTCTCATAGACGTCGGTCGAGGCGTTGAAGCCCTTGGTCTCGTCATTCTCGCGCAGCAGGTTGCCCGAGATGACGGCACCGTCATGACCGGCATTCTGCGCGATCTGGCGAACCGGCGCCTGGATCGCACGGCGGATGATGTCCACGCCGCGGGTCTGGTCGTCGTTGATGCCCTTCAGGCCTTCGAGCGCCTTGGTGGCATAGAGGAGAGCCGTGCCGCCGCCGGGAACGATGCCCTCTTCGACCGCCGCGCGGGTCGCGTGGAGAGCGTCGTCGACGCGATCCTTGCGCTCCTTGACCTCGACTTCGGTCGAACCGCCGACCTTGATCACGGCAACGCCGCCGGCGAGCTTGGCGAGACGCTCCTGGAGCTTCTCACGGTCGTAATCGCTGGTGGTGTTCTCGATCTGGCGACGGATCGCTTCGACGCGGCCCTTGATCGCATCGGACGAACCGGCGCCATCGACGATGGTGGTGTTGTCCTTGTCGATGGTGACGCGCTTGGCGGTACCCAGCATGCCGATGGTGACGCTCTCGAGCTTGATGCCGAGATCTTCCGAGATCATCTCGCCCTGGGTCAGGATCGCGATGTCCTCGAGCATCGCCTTGCGGCGATCGCCGAAGCCCGGCGCCTTGACGGCGGCGACCTTCAGGCCGCCACGCAGCTTGTTGACGACCAGGGTGGCAAGAGCCTCGCCCTCGATGTCCTCGGCGATGATCAGCAGCGGACGGCCCGACTGCACCACGGCCTCGAGGATCGGCAACATCGACTGCAGGTTCGACAGCTTCTTCTCGTGGATCAGGATGTACGGGTCGTTGAGCTCGACCAGCATCTTCTCCGGGTTGGTGATGAAGTAGGGCGACAGATAGCCGCGGTCGAACTGCATGCCTTCGACGACGTCGAGCTCGAAATCGAGACCCTTGGCTTCCTCGACGGTGATCACGCCTTCCTTGCCGACGCGCTCCATCGCCTCGGCGATCTTCTCGCCGACGACGGTGTCGCCGTTGGCCGAGATGATGCCGACCTGGGCGACTTCATTGGTGCCGGCAACCGGCTTCGAACGGGCCTTGAGGTCTTCGACGACCTTGGTCACGGCGAGATCGATGCCGCGCTTCAGGTCCATCGGGTTCATGCCGGCCGCGACCGACTTCATGCCCTCGCGGACGATCGCCTGGGCCAGCACGGTGGCGGTGGTGGTGCCGTCACCGGCGATGTCGTTGGTCTTCGAAGCGACTTCGCGGACCATCTGGGCGCCCATATTCTCGAACTTGTCCTTGAGTTCGATTTCCTTGGCGACGGTGACGCCGTCCTTGGTGATGCGGGGGGCGCCGAACGACTTGTCGATGACGACGTTGCGGCCCTTCGGCCCCAGCGTGACCTTCACCGCGTCGGCGAGGATGTCGACGCCGCGCAGGATGCGCTCACGGGCGTCGCGCGAAAACTTGACGTCTTTCGCTGCCATGATCTGAATTCCTCTGTCTAGTATGATGTGTCTAAGTGCGGAGAAGGCTTAGCCGACGATTCCCAGGATGTCGGATTCCTTCATGATCAGCAGGTCTTCACCGTTGATCTTGACCTCGGTGCCGGACCACTTGCCGAACAGGATGCGGTCGCCCGCCTTGACGTCGAGCGGGGTCACCTTGCCGTCATCGGCCTTGGCACCGCCACCGACGGCGACGACTTCGCCCTCCTGCGGCTTTTCCTTGGCGCTGTCGGGGATGATGATGCCACCGGCGGTCTTTTCCTCGGCTTCGACGCGGCGGACGAGCACGCGATCGTGCAGCGGACGGAAACTCATGCGCTTCACCCTTTCCTTCACATTTTTCGGGCGGGGGGCCGGGTCTGGTCCGCCGCCGAATCCCTCAGGTTGGAAACTTTTAGCACTCACCCGTGTTGAGTGCTAGCGGCGATATGTGTGGCAGCCCTTGAGCTGTCAAGCCGTCCTCACATCCTTTTTTTGACAGGCCCTGAGTCGGGCCCGGCCCGCATTTTTTCGTCAAGTTGGCGACACTCCCTTTCCGGGAGCGGGGCGGGCGGGATATGGGGAAGCGTCCAACCCATTCAAGCCGGTGATGCGAAAACTTCTTCCGTTCAAGATTCCGGCGATCATGTTCGGCCTGGGGCTCGCCTCGGCGCTGGGTTTCGCGCCGCTCAACTGGTGGCCGCTCACCCTGCTGTGCATCGCGGGGCTGATGTGGCTGCTGCTCGATGCCAGCCGGCTGCGGGCCGTGGCCCTGCGCGGCTGGTGCTTCGGAGTGGGCCACTTCACCTTCGGCAATAACTGGATCGCGCAGGCCTTCACCTTCCAGGAGTCGATGCCGCACTGGCTTGGCGCGATCGCGGTGTTCCTGCTGGCGCTCTATCTGGCGATCTTTCCGATGCTGGCTGCGATGCTGGCGTGGAGCCTGCACCGCCTGCCGCCCAGGCTGGAGGCGCGCCGCCGCCGGATCGAGCAGGCGCGCCGCCGCAGCAAGCTCAAGGGGCTGATCCCCGAGGGCATGGAACCCGCCCCCGTCTTTGTCGCCGCATCCGAGCCGAGCCCCTATGGCTTCCTGCCCCTGTTCGCGGGGAGCTGGGTGATCGCAGAATGGCTGCGCAGCATCGCCTTCACCGGCTTCGCCTGGAATCCGCTCGGCGCGGTCATGGTGTCGCCGGGCAGTGCCGAGCCGGCCTGGATGGGCCTCACCCCGCTGATCGGCACCTATGGGCTGTCCGGCTGGATGGTGCTGCTATCGGGCATCTGGCTGCTGGCGCTGCTGCCGGGCGGCAAGCGTGTGCGCTGGCAGCGGGTCGGCTGGGCGCTGCTCGTCGCGATGCTGGCCCAGATATTGTCGGCCTGGATGCTGCGCCCGCTGCCCCCGCGGGAGGCGCCTCGGATCGTGGTCGTCCAGCCCAACATCAACCAGAACGAGAAATGGGACCCGAAACTCCAGATCGCCAATTTCCGGCGGCTGAGCGAGCTGACGGGTCGCCCCGTGCCGGGCGCTCCGCCCCGGCTGGTGCTGTGGCCCGAGGCCGCCACCGCCGATTTCCTGGAGCTCCAGCCCGAGGCGCGCGCTCGGATTGCCGCGCTGCTGGGGCCCCGCGACAAGATATTGCTGGGTGGCGACGCGCTGATCTTCGACAAGGCGGGCGATCTGGCGGGCGCGCGCAACAGCCTGTTCGCGCTCGATGCCGGCGGCGCGATCCTGGGCCGCTACGACAAGGCGCATCTCGTCCCCTATGGCGAATATCTCCCCGCGCGGCCGATCCTCTCGGCGATCGGCCTGTCGCGGCTGGTGCCGGGCGAAGTCGATTTCTGGCCGGGCCCGGGCCCCCGCACGATCGATGTGGCCGGGTTCGGCAAGGCCGGGATCCAGATCTGCTACGAGATCATCTTCTCGGGCGAGGTGATCGATGCCCGCAACCGGCCCGACTTCCTGTTCAACCCGTCGAACGACGCCTGGTTCGGCCGCTGGGGCCCGCCGCAGCATCTGGCCCAAGCGCGGTTGCGGGCCGCCGAGGAGGGGGTGCCCGTCATCCGGTCTACGCCCACCGGCATCTCCGCCGTCATCGATGCCGACGGACGGCTGCTGCACAGCCTGCCCTGGCGCAAGCCGGGGGCGATCGCGGCAACGCTGCCCGCGCCCAAGCCGGCGACGCCGTTTGCGCGCTTCGGCAATCTCTTGCCGCTGCTGTTCGCCGGGCTGCTCCTCGCGGCTGGAATTGCCATCACGCTCAAGCTCCGCTAAGCGAGATATAACGAAGTCTTTATATCCTGAATCGTGTCGATGCCGTATCAGGCCGCGATCATTTCGAGGGGTCCGTCAGTACCAATGCGCAGCAACTATCTCTTCACATCCGAAAGCGTGTCCGAAGGCCATCCCGACAAGGTCGCCGATCAGATCTCCGATGCGATCGTCGATCTGTTCCTGTCCAAGGATCCGGAGGCGCGCATCGCCTGCGAGACGCTGACCACCACCCAGCTCGTCGTGCTGGCCGGCGAGATTCGCTGCAAGGGGGTCTATGAGGACGGTGCCTGGGCGCCGGGCGCGCAGGAGGAGATCGAGAAGACCGTCCGCGAGACGGTTCGGCGGATTGGTTATGAGCAGGATGGCTTCCACTGGCAGAGCTTCCGCTTCGAGAACAACCTCCATGGCCAGTCGGCGCATATCGCCCAGGGCGTGGACGCCAGCGGCAACAAGGACGAGGGCGCCGGCGACCAGGGCATCATGTTCGGCTTCGCCTGCGATGAGACGCCCGACCTTATGCCGGCGACGCTCTACTACAGCCACAAGATCCTCGAGACGATGGCGGCCGACCGCCATTCGGGCGCCGCGCCCTTCCTCGAGCCCGACACCAAGAGCCAGGTAACGCTGCGCTTCGAGAACGGCAAGCCGGCCGCCGCGACCGCGATCGTCGTCTCCACCCAGCATGGCAAGGGCTATGACGACGGCGCCAAGGAAGCCGAGCTCAAATCCTATGTGAAGGGTGTCGTCGCCAAGGTGCTGCCGGGTGAGCTGCTCTCGGATCAGACCGTCTATCACATCAACCCGACCGGCAGCTTCGAGATCGGCGGCCCCGATGGCGACGCCGGCCTGACCGGCCGCAAGATCATCGTCGACACCTATGGCGGCGCTGCCCCCCATGGCGGCGGCGCGTTCAGCGGCAAGGATCCGACCAAGGTCGACCGTTCGGCCGCCTATATCACCCGGTACCTGGCGAAGAACATCGTCGCCGCCGGCCTTGCCCGCCGCTGCACGATCCAGCTCGCCTATGCCATCGGCGTGTCCGAGCCGCTGTCGCTCTATGTCGATACCCACGGCACCTGCGCCGAGGGCGTTACCGACGCGGCGATCGAAACCGCCATCCAGGGCATAAAGGAACTGGGCGGCCTCACCCCGCGCGGCATCCGTACCCATCTCGGCCTCAACAAGCCGATCTACCAGAAGACCGCAGCCTACGGCCATTTCGGACGCAAGGCTGAGGGTGATTTCTTCCCCTGGGAGCGGACCGATCTGGTCGACAAGCTCAAGGCGGCTTTCGCCTGATCCGGCCCCTGCGGCCGGAACCGATCAAGGGCGGCGGAGCGATCCGCCGCCCTTTTTCGTCGGAAGCATCGAAAATCGATCCTTATCGGGATGCTGCCTCTGGCCATCGCGCCCGCTCTCCGGCTAAGGCACCGCCATGGTGGCGAAGGCGGAGCGTGGCATGTCGGATCTCGCGGCCTTCCTGCGTGCGTGGGCGCGCGATCCGCTCAGCATCGCCGCCGTCGCGCCGTCGGGCCCATCGCTTGCCCGACTGATTACCGCCGAAATCACCGCCGACATGGCCCCCGTGATCGAACTCGGTCCTGGAACCGGGGTTTTTACCAAGGCTCTGATCGAACGCGGCCTACGCGAGGCCGATCTGATCCTGGTCGAGAGTGAGGCCGATTTCGCCCGGCTGCTGGAGGTCCGCTTCCCGCAGGCGCGCGTCCTCCAGGGGGATGCCGCGCGGGTGCGGCGCCATCGCGCGCTGCTGAACGGCGATCTTGCCGGCGCCACCATCTCCGGCCTGCCGGTGCTCAGCATGAACGCCGCGCAGCAGATGAAGATCATGCGCGGCTGCTTCGATCTGATGCGGCCGGGAGGGCGCTTCTACCAGTTCAGCTACAGCCCGGTATGCCCGGTGCGCCGTCCGGTGCTGGAGCGCCTGGGCCTGCGCGCGCGACGGCTGTCGAGCACCGTCCGCAACCTGCCGCCTGCCGCGGTCTATGAGATCAGCCGCATCGATGAATGATCCGCTGTCGATCCGCCGCCTCTACGGGCGGCGCCAGGGCCACAAGCTGCGCCAGGGCCAGGCCGAACTGGTCGATCGGCTGCTGCCCGAGATATCGGTCCCCGGACAGGGCGAACTGACCGCCGGAGTCCTGTTCGGCCGCGCCATGCCGCTGGAGCTGGAGATCGGCTTCGGCAGGGGCGAGCATATGGCTTGGCAGGCCAGCCAGCATCCGGACCACGGCTTCATCGGCTGCGAACCCTTCCTCGATGGGGTGGTCGGCGCGCTGATGAAGGTCGACGAACTGACCCTCGACAATGTCCGCATCCACATGGGCGACGCGATCGAGGTGCTCGAACGGCTTCCGGATGCCTCGCTGGAGCGCGCCTGGCTGCTCCATCCCGATCCATGGCCCAAGGCGCGCCACGCCAAGCGCCGCTTCATGAACGCCGGCCCGATCGGCCTGATCGCCAGGAAGATGAAGCCGGGCGGCGAGTTTCGCTTCGGCACCGATCATCCGGTCTATGTCCGCTGGGCGATGATGGTGATGGGCCGGTCCCCTGATTTCGAATGGCTGGGCGAGCGCCCGTCCGATTTCCTGACCCGCCCCGCCGACTGGCCCGAAACCCGTTACGAGGCCAAGGCGCGCGCCAAGGGGCACGAGGTCTGGTATATGACCTATCGGCGCCGTTGACGCGCTAGATTGCGACATTCCTCACTTCGCTACGCTGAGCTACTAGGAATTTAATCATTATTCCGGACAGTTGGTGATTGCCCGCCAGAGGGGGGGCACGAAGCCTTCTGCTTTGGCGATAACTGTAGCACCGCGCCTATAGGCAATGCAGCCAAGAGCGACAACGCCAACCGTGCGCCCGAATCGCCCGGCATTGCCGGACGATCCGTAGAAGTCAGCCTCCGGTGCCGAAAATCAGGTCGAGCATCTGTTGCTTCCAGATCCGCACTGCGCGCGCGACGAATGCAGCGTCCGGGTTCCGGATATACTCCACGGTCAACCCGCGGGTGACGGCGTTATTGAGCAACTGCACGCTCAAATGCCTTTCATCTTCGGAAATTCCGGCGGCGTGCAAGATGGAATAGGCCCACAAACGAACGCGTCTGTCGAAACGGCGGGTGCTGGGTCCCACCTCACGGTCGAGGTCCGGATCATTGCGACGCGCGAGATGAATTTCGAGAACAGCCGCCATCTCGGGTCGGCTAATCATCTCGAAATTCGCGTCGATCAGGTTTTCCATCGATTGTCGAGGCGAGCGTCCGCGTCGAATGGCTTCACGATAAACGCCAATCCGATAGGCGGAGAATTCAGCAGCGACCGCCGCCATCAGCTTCGCCTTGGTCGGAAATTGATGCTGAATCGCTCCGAGGCTCATGCCGGCAGCGTCACGGATGGCGTGCATCGTGGCCCCCGAATAGCCCTGGGCGCACAATACATCGCGGGCCGCAGCGATAACCTTGGCGCGGGTCGCTGCGCTGCGGTCGGCCTGACTGCGACGAGTTTTACGGGCAACGCTCGTCACGCGGGAGGTGTCTGCACCGATATTCGCCTCATCCATGAGCGAGGTTTCCACGGCCCCATTCGAAAATTCAACCCTGACGACGGTATCGATTGCAGACGCGGCCTCTTCCAACCTGACCTGTGGTCAGAAGTTCGAACTGAATCGAACACCGAACGTGCGCGGCTGCTGGACGATGCCGTTGCCCGTCCCGCCGGCGCCATCGCCGCTGAGGTAGTAGTATAGTCCCCGCGCATTCCCGACATTCGTCACATATAGTGCTAGCCGATGCTGGCCGAACTCGACCCCGCCTTGCAGGTTCACCGTATGGTAGCTCGGTAGCCGTTGATGACCGGTTTGCGGTGCCGCAAGGCCCCCGACGATGAAGTCCGAATTTCGCGATCCGACATAGGTCCAATCCGCCCCCACGAACGTCGTCGCCTCACCGCCGATCGGCACGCGATAGTCAAACCCGGCCGTATTCGTGAATGTCGGGACGTAGGGCAGGCGATCGCCCCGGGCGCCGCCGATCCCAGGAACGGCCAGCCGCAAATTAGCGTCGGTATAGGCGCCGTTGACAAAAAGCGACAGCTGCGGCGACGCCGCCAATCGCATCGCATATTCAACGCCGCGACTACGCGCCTTGCCGCCATTATCGGTAAAATTATTGGGAACGCCTGTATCCGGATCGACCACCGATGTCGGAATCTGGATATTCGTCCAGTCGACGGTGAACACCGAGACGTCGAAGCTCAGGCGGCGATCGAACAATTCGCCTTTCGCACCCAGTTCGTAATTGACCGTGGTGTCGGGGCCATAGCTGGTCCGGTAACCCGGCGGTTGCGTGGCCAGCGCCAGGTTGGGGCCGCCCGGCCGATACCCCGTTGCAGCCCGCGCATAAACCGTAACGCGCTCGGCCGGATGCCAGCTGATCGCGCCCGACCAGGTGACCTTTTCCTCCTTTGTCTTGGAGGGCTGATCCGTGACATCGACGAAGGATTGCGAAACGAATCCCGCGAAGCGCGTGGTCTGCGATCTTTGCCGATTGCGCGAATATCGGGCACCGCCCGTGACATCGACATTGGGTAGCGGATGCCAGGTCAGCTGGGCAAAGCCGGCTACCTCACGATAACGGGCGGGAACGGATAATCCGCCACCGGGCACCGGAACGGTCAGAATCACGGGCGGAGTGGTCACGCTGGTCACGTCGAAGAGCTGCGTGATCGAACTTTTTTCACGGGTATAGAAAAGGCCGGCGAGATAATCGATCGGCCCGGAGCCGGGCGCGGACGCAAGGCGGATTTCCTGGTTGATGCGCCGCACCGTGGTGAAATCGTTGCTGCGGATATCGACCGGTTGACCATAGGCCCCGCTGAGCACGTCACCGAAGGTCACACCCGGCGCCGCATTATAGTGGGTCAGAACCTTCCTGCGCTGAAAATTCATCTTCGCCAGGCTGGTGATGCTCGTGATGGACGCAAAGTCGGCGTCATAGTTCAACGTCGCGCTATACACTTGCGATCTGCGCTTTATCGGTTCGCCCAGGCGCAGATTGCGTTGCAATTCGCCCCCGTAGGCGATCGACGTGGCGTTCGCTGGCGGCGTGGCTGGCGTCAGCGCCGCTCCCACCAAATCGATGCTGGCGGGCGCATCGCGATCGTCGCGTTGCCAGATGCCGCTCAGGCGGACGCTGAACTCGGGACTCGCCTGCCACAACAGGCCGGCACGGACGCCGTAGCGCTCCCCGCTGTTCACGTCGCTCGCATTGCCCAGGGGATTGTCGATAAAGCCCGGCAGACGTTCGTAGAGCCCGGAAACGCGGATCGCGACGCTATCCTGAACGACCGGTAGGTTTACCGCTGCGCGAACGCTTCCTCCCGTTTGGCCCTTGTCGACATGATTGAGTTCCAACTGTGCCGATCCCTCGAAATGGGCCAGATTGGGCGCCTTCGTCACATATTTTATCAGCCCGCCAAGCGCTGAGGCGCCGTACAGCGTTCCCTGGGGGCCACGCAGCACCTCGATACGTTCGAGATCGTAGGTGTCGAAATTTGGCGTCGTGCTTTGCTGGTAA
The sequence above is drawn from the Rhizorhabdus dicambivorans genome and encodes:
- the groL gene encoding chaperonin GroEL (60 kDa chaperone family; promotes refolding of misfolded polypeptides especially under stressful conditions; forms two stacked rings of heptamers to form a barrel-shaped 14mer; ends can be capped by GroES; misfolded proteins enter the barrel where they are refolded when GroES binds); translated protein: MAAKDVKFSRDARERILRGVDILADAVKVTLGPKGRNVVIDKSFGAPRITKDGVTVAKEIELKDKFENMGAQMVREVASKTNDIAGDGTTTATVLAQAIVREGMKSVAAGMNPMDLKRGIDLAVTKVVEDLKARSKPVAGTNEVAQVGIISANGDTVVGEKIAEAMERVGKEGVITVEEAKGLDFELDVVEGMQFDRGYLSPYFITNPEKMLVELNDPYILIHEKKLSNLQSMLPILEAVVQSGRPLLIIAEDIEGEALATLVVNKLRGGLKVAAVKAPGFGDRRKAMLEDIAILTQGEMISEDLGIKLESVTIGMLGTAKRVTIDKDNTTIVDGAGSSDAIKGRVEAIRRQIENTTSDYDREKLQERLAKLAGGVAVIKVGGSTEVEVKERKDRVDDALHATRAAVEEGIVPGGGTALLYATKALEGLKGINDDQTRGVDIIRRAIQAPVRQIAQNAGHDGAVISGNLLRENDETKGFNASTDVYENLVTAGVIDPTKVVRTALQDAASVAGLLITTEAAISESPDDKPAMPMGGGMGGMGGMGGMDF
- the groES gene encoding co-chaperone GroES; this encodes MSFRPLHDRVLVRRVEAEEKTAGGIIIPDSAKEKPQEGEVVAVGGGAKADDGKVTPLDVKAGDRILFGKWSGTEVKINGEDLLIMKESDILGIVG
- the lnt gene encoding apolipoprotein N-acyltransferase, whose amino-acid sequence is MRKLLPFKIPAIMFGLGLASALGFAPLNWWPLTLLCIAGLMWLLLDASRLRAVALRGWCFGVGHFTFGNNWIAQAFTFQESMPHWLGAIAVFLLALYLAIFPMLAAMLAWSLHRLPPRLEARRRRIEQARRRSKLKGLIPEGMEPAPVFVAASEPSPYGFLPLFAGSWVIAEWLRSIAFTGFAWNPLGAVMVSPGSAEPAWMGLTPLIGTYGLSGWMVLLSGIWLLALLPGGKRVRWQRVGWALLVAMLAQILSAWMLRPLPPREAPRIVVVQPNINQNEKWDPKLQIANFRRLSELTGRPVPGAPPRLVLWPEAATADFLELQPEARARIAALLGPRDKILLGGDALIFDKAGDLAGARNSLFALDAGGAILGRYDKAHLVPYGEYLPARPILSAIGLSRLVPGEVDFWPGPGPRTIDVAGFGKAGIQICYEIIFSGEVIDARNRPDFLFNPSNDAWFGRWGPPQHLAQARLRAAEEGVPVIRSTPTGISAVIDADGRLLHSLPWRKPGAIAATLPAPKPATPFARFGNLLPLLFAGLLLAAGIAITLKLR
- the metK gene encoding methionine adenosyltransferase, yielding MRSNYLFTSESVSEGHPDKVADQISDAIVDLFLSKDPEARIACETLTTTQLVVLAGEIRCKGVYEDGAWAPGAQEEIEKTVRETVRRIGYEQDGFHWQSFRFENNLHGQSAHIAQGVDASGNKDEGAGDQGIMFGFACDETPDLMPATLYYSHKILETMAADRHSGAAPFLEPDTKSQVTLRFENGKPAAATAIVVSTQHGKGYDDGAKEAELKSYVKGVVAKVLPGELLSDQTVYHINPTGSFEIGGPDGDAGLTGRKIIVDTYGGAAPHGGGAFSGKDPTKVDRSAAYITRYLAKNIVAAGLARRCTIQLAYAIGVSEPLSLYVDTHGTCAEGVTDAAIETAIQGIKELGGLTPRGIRTHLGLNKPIYQKTAAYGHFGRKAEGDFFPWERTDLVDKLKAAFA
- a CDS encoding class I SAM-dependent methyltransferase, whose protein sequence is MSDLAAFLRAWARDPLSIAAVAPSGPSLARLITAEITADMAPVIELGPGTGVFTKALIERGLREADLILVESEADFARLLEVRFPQARVLQGDAARVRRHRALLNGDLAGATISGLPVLSMNAAQQMKIMRGCFDLMRPGGRFYQFSYSPVCPVRRPVLERLGLRARRLSSTVRNLPPAAVYEISRIDE
- the trmB gene encoding tRNA (guanine(46)-N(7))-methyltransferase TrmB; translated protein: MNDPLSIRRLYGRRQGHKLRQGQAELVDRLLPEISVPGQGELTAGVLFGRAMPLELEIGFGRGEHMAWQASQHPDHGFIGCEPFLDGVVGALMKVDELTLDNVRIHMGDAIEVLERLPDASLERAWLLHPDPWPKARHAKRRFMNAGPIGLIARKMKPGGEFRFGTDHPVYVRWAMMVMGRSPDFEWLGERPSDFLTRPADWPETRYEAKARAKGHEVWYMTYRRR
- a CDS encoding TetR/AcrR family transcriptional regulator, with the translated sequence METSLMDEANIGADTSRVTSVARKTRRSQADRSAATRAKVIAAARDVLCAQGYSGATMHAIRDAAGMSLGAIQHQFPTKAKLMAAVAAEFSAYRIGVYREAIRRGRSPRQSMENLIDANFEMISRPEMAAVLEIHLARRNDPDLDREVGPSTRRFDRRVRLWAYSILHAAGISEDERHLSVQLLNNAVTRGLTVEYIRNPDAAFVARAVRIWKQQMLDLIFGTGG
- a CDS encoding TonB-dependent receptor, with the protein product MRNLKKGLTGTALAIVLTPPAATWAQSAGSGVQEEGAQAVPDEIVVTAQKREQRLIDVPSAVTAVSGDALTQRNLTRIEQFAAFTPGISFSEGLTGPQLTVRGLNASGQGATTAILVDDVPLTSSSSYQQSTTPNFDTYDLERIEVLRGPQGTLYGASALGGLIKYVTKAPNLAHFEGSAQLELNHVDKGQTGGSVRAAVNLPVVQDSVAIRVSGLYERLPGFIDNPLGNASDVNSGERYGVRAGLLWQASPEFSVRLSGIWQRDDRDAPASIDLVGAALTPATPPANATSIAYGGELQRNLRLGEPIKRRSQVYSATLNYDADFASITSITSLAKMNFQRRKVLTHYNAAPGVTFGDVLSGAYGQPVDIRSNDFTTVRRINQEIRLASAPGSGPIDYLAGLFYTREKSSITQLFDVTSVTTPPVILTVPVPGGGLSVPARYREVAGFAQLTWHPLPNVDVTGGARYSRNRQRSQTTRFAGFVSQSFVDVTDQPSKTKEEKVTWSGAISWHPAERVTVYARAATGYRPGGPNLALATQPPGYRTSYGPDTTVNYELGAKGELFDRRLSFDVSVFTVDWTNIQIPTSVVDPDTGVPNNFTDNGGKARSRGVEYAMRLAASPQLSLFVNGAYTDANLRLAVPGIGGARGDRLPYVPTFTNTAGFDYRVPIGGEATTFVGADWTYVGSRNSDFIVGGLAAPQTGHQRLPSYHTVNLQGGVEFGQHRLALYVTNVGNARGLYYYLSGDGAGGTGNGIVQQPRTFGVRFSSNF